DNA from Arthrobacter sp. PvP023:
CACCATCAAGGTGGACACCGACAACAACACCATTACGGCCAACGGAGTCCAGGTCCAGGTCATCTACTCGGACAACCCCTCAACAGTGGACTACACCGCCTACGGCATCAAGGACGCCCTCGTGGTGGATAACACGGGACGTTGGCGCGACGCCGAGGGCCTGTCCCAGCACCTCCTGAGCAAGGGCGTTTCACGCGTCCTGCTCACGGCACCGGGCAAGGGCGAGCTGAAGAACATCGTCCACGGCATCAACCACGGCACCATCCTTGACTCGGACAAGATCGTTACGGCCGCGTCCTGCACCACCAACGCCATCACTCCGGTCCTGAAGGCCATCAACGACAAGTTCGGCGTAGTCCACGGGCACGTCGAGACGGTGCACTCCTTCACCAACGACCAGAACCTGATCGACAACTTCCACAAGGGCGACCGTCGCGGCCGCTCCGCCGCGCTGAACATGGTGATCACCGAAACCGGTGCCGCCAAGGCCGTCGCCAAGGCACTGCCCGAGCTGCTGGGCAAGCTCACCGGCAGCTCCATCCGCGTTCCCACCCCGGACGTGTCGCTGGCCATCCTGAACCTGAGCCTGGAACGCGGCACCACCAAGGACGAGGTCAACGACTACCTGCGGCAGATGTCCCTGCATTCCGAGCTGCGCAAGCAGATCGACTACATCGATTCCCCCGAGGTTGTTTCCACCGACTTCGTCGGCTCCCGCCGCGCAGGCATCGTTGACGGCCTGGCCACCATCTCCAACGACAAGAACCTGGTCCTCTACGTCTGGTACGACAACGAGTTCGGCTACAGCTGCCAGGTAGTCCGCGTGATGGAGGAAATGGCCGGCGTCAACCCGCCGTCGTTCCCCGTCAAGGAACCGGCCGCCGCACTGGCAGCCATCGCGGTCTAATTCCCGGGACAGGTCCGGTCTGAGGTTTCCCGGCCGATGCTCTGGCATCGGCCGGGAAACGGACCCAAAATGGAGTCATGGAACACGAATCGACTCTCGAACATGAAACCACCCTCGAACACGCCCTCGACGTAGCACGGAAAAACCATAAGGAAGCCACTCGCCTCCTGG
Protein-coding regions in this window:
- a CDS encoding glyceraldehyde-3-phosphate dehydrogenase, with protein sequence MSQTSDSCLDTWMGREALAEAMIPVIGRLYRENNVVTSIHGRSLINKSTMNILKAHRFARRMSKDELLLEETAPLLDALAGLDLGAAAIDIARLNQKFKTEANGASLDEFLRAELADIVGKRGGDDRTSTDVVLYGFGRIGRLLARLLIEKAGGGHGLRLRAIVVRRGSDNDLAKRASLLRRDSVHGSFEGTIKVDTDNNTITANGVQVQVIYSDNPSTVDYTAYGIKDALVVDNTGRWRDAEGLSQHLLSKGVSRVLLTAPGKGELKNIVHGINHGTILDSDKIVTAASCTTNAITPVLKAINDKFGVVHGHVETVHSFTNDQNLIDNFHKGDRRGRSAALNMVITETGAAKAVAKALPELLGKLTGSSIRVPTPDVSLAILNLSLERGTTKDEVNDYLRQMSLHSELRKQIDYIDSPEVVSTDFVGSRRAGIVDGLATISNDKNLVLYVWYDNEFGYSCQVVRVMEEMAGVNPPSFPVKEPAAALAAIAV